From the Solanum lycopersicum chromosome 10, SLM_r2.1 genome, one window contains:
- the LOC101244427 gene encoding probable protein phosphatase 2C 60 isoform X1 has product MLSGLMNYLRACFQPRANRHVHTGSDASGRQDGLLWYKDTGQHFNGDFSMAVVQANNLLEDQSQVESGCLGLNDSGPYGTFVGIYDGHGGPETSRFINDNLFQHLKRCTSDQQTMSVEVIRKAFQATEEGFLSIVTRRWPTQPQIAAVGSCCLVGVICSGTLYVANLGDSRAVLGRLVKATGEIIAIQLSAEHNASIESVRQEMQSLHPDDSQIVVLKHNVWRVKGIIQITRSIGDVYLKKAEFNREPLYAKFRLRESFQRPILSADPAILVHPVQPQDQFIIFASDGLWEHLSNQDAVDIVQNHPRNGIAKRLVKTALQEAAKKREMRYSDLKKIDRGVRRHFHDDISVVVIFLDSDFASRASSGKVPNVSVKGGGISLPRNTLAPT; this is encoded by the exons ATGTTATCTGGATTAATGAACTACTTGAGGGCTTGTTTTCAGCCAAGGGCCAATCGACACGTTCATACAGGTTCTGATGCCAGTGGACGTCAAGATGGGCTACTATGGTACAAGGATACAGGGCAACATTTTAATGGAGACTTCTCAATGGCTGTAGTTCAGGCTAATAATCTATTAGAGGATCAGAGCCAAGTTGAATCAGGGTGTTTGGGATTGAATGATTCAGGTCCTTATGGTACCTTTGTTGGAATTTATGATGGACATGGTGGCCCTGAGACTTCAAGGTTCATCAATGATAACCTCTTTCAGCATCTCAAGA GGTGTACATCTGACCAGCAAACTATGTCTGTGGAGGTGATCCGGAAGGCATTTCAAGCCACAGAAGAGGGTTTCCTCTCTATTGTCACAAGGCGATGGCCAACACAACCTCAGATTGCTGCTGTTGGATCATGCTGCCTTGTTGGAGTAATCTGCAGTGGGACATTATATGTTGCCAACCTTGGCGACTCTCGAGCAGTCTTGGGGAGGCTTGTCAAGGCAACTGGAGAGATTATTGCTATACAGCTTTCTGCAGAACACAATGCAAGTATTGAATCTGTAAGGCAGGAAATGCAGTCTTTGCATCCAGATGACTCGCAAATTGTAGTTTTAAAGCACAATGTTTGGCGTGTGAAGGGTATTATACAA ATCACAAGATCCATTGGTGATGTGTACTTAAAGAAAGCTGAATTCAACAGGGAACCGTTGTACGCTAAGTTTCGGCTCCGTGAATCATTTCAAAGGCCCATATTGAGCGCAGATCCAGCTATTTTGGTGCACCCGGTACAACCTCAGGATCAGTTTATTATATTTGCCTCGGATGGTCTCTGGGAGCACCTAAGTAACCAAGATGCTGTTGACATTGTACAAAATCACCCACGCAAT GGGATTGCGAAAAGGCTAGTAAAAACTGCATTGCAAGAAGCAGCAAAGAAAAGGGAGATGAGGTACTCAGACTTGAAGAAAATTGATCGTGGAGTACGTCGACATTTCCATGATGACATCTCCGTTGTGGTAATATTCCTCGACTCAGATTTTGCGAGCAGGGCTAGCTCTGGGAAGGTACCAAACGTATCTGTAAAAGGTGGCGGGATAAGTCTGCCTCGAAACACACTTGCCCCAACCTAA
- the LOC101244427 gene encoding probable protein phosphatase 2C 46 isoform X2: MAVVQANNLLEDQSQVESGCLGLNDSGPYGTFVGIYDGHGGPETSRFINDNLFQHLKRCTSDQQTMSVEVIRKAFQATEEGFLSIVTRRWPTQPQIAAVGSCCLVGVICSGTLYVANLGDSRAVLGRLVKATGEIIAIQLSAEHNASIESVRQEMQSLHPDDSQIVVLKHNVWRVKGIIQITRSIGDVYLKKAEFNREPLYAKFRLRESFQRPILSADPAILVHPVQPQDQFIIFASDGLWEHLSNQDAVDIVQNHPRNGIAKRLVKTALQEAAKKREMRYSDLKKIDRGVRRHFHDDISVVVIFLDSDFASRASSGKVPNVSVKGGGISLPRNTLAPT; this comes from the exons ATGGCTGTAGTTCAGGCTAATAATCTATTAGAGGATCAGAGCCAAGTTGAATCAGGGTGTTTGGGATTGAATGATTCAGGTCCTTATGGTACCTTTGTTGGAATTTATGATGGACATGGTGGCCCTGAGACTTCAAGGTTCATCAATGATAACCTCTTTCAGCATCTCAAGA GGTGTACATCTGACCAGCAAACTATGTCTGTGGAGGTGATCCGGAAGGCATTTCAAGCCACAGAAGAGGGTTTCCTCTCTATTGTCACAAGGCGATGGCCAACACAACCTCAGATTGCTGCTGTTGGATCATGCTGCCTTGTTGGAGTAATCTGCAGTGGGACATTATATGTTGCCAACCTTGGCGACTCTCGAGCAGTCTTGGGGAGGCTTGTCAAGGCAACTGGAGAGATTATTGCTATACAGCTTTCTGCAGAACACAATGCAAGTATTGAATCTGTAAGGCAGGAAATGCAGTCTTTGCATCCAGATGACTCGCAAATTGTAGTTTTAAAGCACAATGTTTGGCGTGTGAAGGGTATTATACAA ATCACAAGATCCATTGGTGATGTGTACTTAAAGAAAGCTGAATTCAACAGGGAACCGTTGTACGCTAAGTTTCGGCTCCGTGAATCATTTCAAAGGCCCATATTGAGCGCAGATCCAGCTATTTTGGTGCACCCGGTACAACCTCAGGATCAGTTTATTATATTTGCCTCGGATGGTCTCTGGGAGCACCTAAGTAACCAAGATGCTGTTGACATTGTACAAAATCACCCACGCAAT GGGATTGCGAAAAGGCTAGTAAAAACTGCATTGCAAGAAGCAGCAAAGAAAAGGGAGATGAGGTACTCAGACTTGAAGAAAATTGATCGTGGAGTACGTCGACATTTCCATGATGACATCTCCGTTGTGGTAATATTCCTCGACTCAGATTTTGCGAGCAGGGCTAGCTCTGGGAAGGTACCAAACGTATCTGTAAAAGGTGGCGGGATAAGTCTGCCTCGAAACACACTTGCCCCAACCTAA